From the Rhodopirellula halodulae genome, one window contains:
- a CDS encoding ParA family protein has product MPVLLMINLKGGVGKTASTVAIAETLAEQGYKTLVIDADHQSMAGELLLGEKRMLQCEKGKRTLHDVFLEMCSDDFELADLRNFIAQDTSNVETVCDYLDVIPCSFRIDDFYNNAFRSKRKTGLFDTERELFDHLKKQMPGVKAWLNQLYDFVIVDCPPSIAMQVKMFLRIADGCVIPSIPDQLSVRGSANLVDRLRRYRVDTIGTLWTLYRQQTSLHRMMVNEPYSKLPTPFDAVIPNATQLATAVDPRELATVKSNCDAKYSRQFASRYRDLCGEMISRLRNLGVVVEERQEELICL; this is encoded by the coding sequence ATGCCCGTTCTGTTGATGATCAACCTCAAAGGTGGAGTTGGAAAAACCGCGTCGACGGTTGCGATTGCGGAGACATTGGCGGAGCAGGGCTACAAAACGCTGGTGATCGATGCGGATCACCAAAGCATGGCTGGCGAGTTGCTTCTTGGCGAGAAACGTATGTTGCAGTGTGAGAAAGGCAAACGCACGTTGCACGATGTGTTCCTGGAAATGTGCAGCGATGATTTCGAGCTAGCCGACCTTCGCAATTTCATCGCGCAGGACACGTCGAATGTGGAAACGGTTTGTGACTACTTGGACGTGATTCCGTGTTCGTTCCGGATCGATGATTTTTACAACAACGCCTTTCGATCAAAACGCAAGACGGGATTGTTTGATACCGAACGAGAGTTGTTCGACCACTTGAAGAAGCAAATGCCGGGCGTGAAGGCGTGGCTGAATCAACTCTACGATTTTGTGATCGTCGATTGTCCGCCCAGCATTGCGATGCAAGTCAAAATGTTCTTGCGAATTGCTGACGGTTGTGTGATTCCGTCCATTCCCGATCAGTTGTCAGTGCGAGGGTCAGCCAACTTGGTGGATCGTTTGCGTCGCTATCGTGTGGACACGATCGGAACTCTGTGGACGCTCTATCGTCAGCAAACGTCCTTGCATCGCATGATGGTCAACGAGCCCTATTCGAAATTGCCGACGCCGTTTGACGCGGTGATCCCCAACGCGACTCAATTGGCAACCGCGGTCGATCCACGCGAGTTGGCAACGGTCAAGTCAAACTGCGATGCGAAGTACAGTCGTCAATTCGCGTCTCGCTACCGAGACCTCTGCGGCGAGATGATCTCGCGGCTGCGAAATCTGGGCGTGGTTGTCGAAGAGCGACAAGAAGAACTGATCTGCTTGTGA
- a CDS encoding DUF1552 domain-containing protein — protein MKNTRLQRRALLKSVAAATVGLPLLEEMMVGSVSAATDQAVPVRALNVFFGLGIPAPIQQEGFDDVLEPLKPLNDKLLIMRKVDQIRCDEKGSNAHYDGASGAFTAEPPDGEAKSGGPSIDQVIRHTHYPDGMPPGMVPTLLAGTYFRRSRVGRYVHSYNMDGTVAATTQEKPRDVFDRVFGGMAVSGDDLNQRLRRSVLDSVVEDYRYYTGPRSPLGGSSKSRVSDHLDRIREFEQRAFAMKHRDENSPPIPPRSVIPHGGPADPGGQGIDITLDELTNEWRLLADIYALAIQMDRVRFGALTFLAAGERIRLTGDYVYDGETRYRFDDAKQLNASGDKGCSHEWWHKFNEKKRNEALRAHAHMKMREVAYFLQALDSDDCREANGRTILENSLITVSTESGDGRHNDVKRELSGVFHCITGANGRFKTGQILDVGAEGIDVYNTMLDAYQTKHRLGPAKREFQATDSIRA, from the coding sequence ATGAAGAACACTCGTTTGCAACGCCGGGCTTTGTTGAAGAGCGTCGCGGCCGCAACCGTGGGGCTGCCTCTGTTGGAAGAGATGATGGTCGGTTCCGTCTCGGCGGCGACGGATCAAGCCGTTCCGGTGAGAGCGCTCAATGTGTTCTTCGGTTTGGGGATTCCCGCACCGATTCAACAGGAAGGTTTCGACGACGTTTTGGAGCCGTTGAAACCGCTGAATGACAAACTGTTGATCATGCGGAAAGTGGACCAGATTCGCTGCGATGAAAAAGGAAGCAACGCTCACTACGATGGTGCTTCCGGGGCGTTCACGGCCGAACCACCGGACGGCGAAGCGAAATCGGGTGGTCCGTCGATTGATCAAGTCATCCGACACACGCACTATCCGGATGGAATGCCGCCCGGGATGGTGCCAACGTTACTGGCGGGAACCTATTTCCGGCGTTCTCGGGTTGGCCGGTATGTCCACAGTTACAACATGGACGGAACGGTTGCGGCGACGACTCAAGAGAAACCACGCGATGTGTTCGATCGTGTTTTTGGTGGAATGGCTGTCTCGGGCGACGATCTGAACCAGCGGTTGCGCCGGAGCGTGCTGGATTCCGTGGTGGAAGATTATCGGTACTACACCGGACCGCGATCACCGCTGGGTGGTTCTTCGAAATCACGCGTGTCAGACCACCTCGATCGAATTCGCGAATTCGAGCAACGTGCTTTCGCGATGAAACATCGTGATGAAAACAGCCCGCCCATTCCGCCACGTTCCGTCATCCCTCACGGTGGTCCGGCGGATCCGGGAGGTCAGGGTATCGATATCACGTTGGATGAACTCACCAATGAATGGCGTTTGCTGGCCGACATTTATGCGTTGGCGATCCAGATGGATCGCGTGCGGTTCGGTGCGCTGACGTTCTTGGCTGCCGGAGAGCGGATTCGGTTGACGGGAGATTACGTCTACGACGGCGAAACCCGGTATCGGTTTGACGATGCGAAGCAACTCAACGCCAGTGGTGACAAAGGGTGCAGCCACGAGTGGTGGCACAAGTTCAACGAGAAGAAACGCAACGAAGCCTTGCGGGCTCATGCTCATATGAAAATGAGGGAAGTGGCTTACTTCCTACAAGCTTTGGACAGCGACGATTGCCGTGAAGCCAACGGACGCACGATCCTTGAGAACTCACTGATTACCGTTTCAACCGAGTCGGGTGACGGCCGACACAACGACGTCAAACGCGAATTGTCGGGCGTTTTTCACTGCATCACGGGGGCCAATGGTCGGTTCAAGACAGGCCAAATTCTGGATGTGGGGGCCGAGGGGATCGACGTCTACAACACGATGCTGGATGCCTATCAAACGAAGCATCGCTTGGGGCCGGCCAAACGCGAATTTCAGGCGACCGATTCCATCCGAGCGTAA
- a CDS encoding serine hydrolase produces the protein MASLLVGCLLVTIGSPNAAAEQPAYDLVLRGGKVIDGTGTPWYRADVAIRDGKIVEIGRIGADRAKQSIDVDGLIVAPGFIDMMGQTATPMLRDQRSAINLLTQGITTINAGEGYSAAPVSDHDAKSLGWKTMAEYFQLLDMEGMPVNVVQTVGHTQVRELVMGEDNRRPSEDELKQMQDHVREGMRAGAIGVSTALIYPPAVYATTEEIGALAKVAGEYGGRYYTHMRNEGDQLLEAIDEALQIGQVGNTPVHIFHLKAAGQSNWGKMPLAIATIQAARSAGQEVTADIYPYINNGLGIDALIHPRHFGEGRGKFLQRLETDAELRAEVKEEIETTGGWENWYRHAGSDWNRIIVGKTNHPQYREHVGSSVAAIAKATGDDEWEVFFGLCTSATFALPETMTDANKILAMQQPFVSFCTDVGPAGGNYGASHPRSYGALPRVLSRYVRGYGAIPMERAIAQASAGAASAVMLRDRGRIAEGLAADVIVFDEDELADRATFEEPHAESVGMKHVIVNGTLVYTDGKATGKRPGRVLRGPGYEPVDFAKQAQVGDSRENYVELDGVIQDFLRENRLPGVSVAISESGKLAYSKGFGFADVGSRELVTPESRFRIASVSKPITSVAVMRLVDAGKLSLEDKVFDLLDAEPHLEDGAKLDERQSEITIQHLLQHRGGWDRNQSFDPMFRAVPFAEMLGEEPPATPRMVIRVMRGKPLDFDPGERSAYSNFGYCLLGRVIEQVSGQDYGEFVQQEVLRPLGITDMELGATRLEERKPREVRYYDPAIGTSVFADDLNSEVPHAYGAWHLEAMDSHGAWIATASDLVRFGDAFSDPSDCPILSRESVEAMFERPDGLAGHKKDGEPKSSYYGLGWSVREEESGKRYSHNGSLPGTNAMLVHRPDGRTIAILFNARVTWNNAAVVGGLLRRLEQVLDR, from the coding sequence ATGGCGAGTTTGTTAGTTGGATGTCTGCTGGTCACAATCGGTTCGCCAAACGCTGCTGCGGAACAACCGGCGTATGATTTGGTGCTTCGGGGCGGCAAGGTCATCGATGGGACGGGGACTCCGTGGTATCGAGCCGACGTTGCCATTCGTGATGGCAAGATTGTTGAGATCGGTCGCATCGGAGCGGACCGGGCCAAGCAATCGATCGACGTCGATGGTTTGATCGTCGCACCGGGGTTCATCGACATGATGGGCCAAACGGCGACGCCAATGTTGCGGGACCAACGGTCCGCCATCAACTTGCTCACGCAAGGCATCACCACCATCAACGCGGGAGAGGGCTATTCCGCCGCGCCGGTTTCCGATCACGATGCGAAGTCGTTGGGTTGGAAGACGATGGCGGAGTACTTCCAGTTGTTGGACATGGAAGGCATGCCAGTGAACGTCGTCCAAACTGTGGGGCACACGCAAGTTCGCGAACTGGTGATGGGGGAAGACAATCGCCGCCCCAGCGAAGACGAACTGAAGCAGATGCAGGATCACGTTCGCGAAGGGATGCGGGCCGGTGCGATTGGTGTTTCGACCGCGTTGATTTATCCGCCGGCTGTTTACGCGACGACGGAAGAGATTGGTGCGTTGGCAAAGGTGGCGGGTGAGTATGGCGGTCGCTACTACACTCACATGCGGAACGAGGGCGACCAGCTTCTGGAAGCGATCGACGAAGCCTTGCAGATTGGTCAGGTCGGAAATACACCGGTGCACATCTTTCATTTGAAAGCCGCGGGCCAATCGAATTGGGGCAAGATGCCGTTGGCGATCGCGACGATCCAGGCGGCTCGTTCGGCTGGCCAAGAAGTCACCGCGGATATCTATCCGTACATCAACAATGGGCTTGGGATTGATGCCTTGATCCATCCGAGGCACTTCGGTGAAGGCCGCGGCAAGTTCTTGCAGCGATTGGAGACCGATGCGGAGCTGCGTGCCGAAGTGAAGGAAGAGATCGAGACCACCGGTGGTTGGGAGAATTGGTATCGGCATGCCGGTTCGGATTGGAATCGCATCATCGTCGGCAAAACCAACCATCCGCAGTATCGCGAACATGTTGGCAGTTCCGTCGCGGCGATTGCAAAAGCCACCGGCGATGACGAATGGGAGGTTTTCTTTGGGTTGTGCACGTCCGCGACGTTCGCACTGCCAGAAACGATGACGGACGCGAACAAGATTCTGGCGATGCAGCAGCCATTCGTTTCGTTCTGCACCGACGTCGGACCGGCGGGCGGCAACTACGGTGCGTCTCATCCAAGGTCCTACGGTGCTCTGCCGCGGGTTCTTTCGCGATACGTGCGAGGGTACGGCGCAATTCCGATGGAACGAGCGATCGCTCAAGCCAGTGCGGGGGCGGCCAGCGCGGTGATGCTGCGTGACCGAGGCCGGATTGCGGAGGGCTTGGCGGCTGATGTGATCGTGTTTGACGAAGACGAGCTGGCTGACCGTGCCACATTCGAGGAGCCGCACGCCGAGTCAGTCGGCATGAAGCACGTGATTGTGAACGGAACTTTGGTCTACACCGACGGCAAAGCCACGGGCAAACGTCCCGGCCGCGTTCTGCGAGGCCCTGGTTACGAACCAGTTGACTTTGCCAAACAGGCTCAGGTTGGCGATTCGCGAGAAAACTATGTTGAGTTGGACGGCGTCATTCAAGATTTCCTGCGGGAGAATCGGTTGCCCGGTGTTTCGGTCGCGATCTCCGAAAGCGGCAAGCTGGCTTACTCCAAAGGTTTCGGTTTCGCCGACGTTGGGTCTCGGGAGCTTGTCACGCCAGAAAGCCGTTTCCGGATCGCCAGCGTTTCTAAACCGATCACATCGGTTGCCGTGATGAGGTTGGTTGATGCGGGCAAGCTGTCTTTGGAAGACAAGGTGTTTGACCTGTTGGACGCGGAGCCGCACTTGGAAGACGGAGCCAAATTAGACGAACGTCAAAGCGAGATTACGATTCAGCATTTGCTGCAACATCGTGGTGGCTGGGACCGTAATCAGTCCTTCGATCCCATGTTCCGTGCCGTGCCATTTGCTGAAATGCTCGGCGAGGAACCTCCGGCCACGCCGCGGATGGTGATCCGAGTGATGCGTGGCAAGCCTTTGGACTTTGATCCTGGCGAGCGATCCGCGTATTCGAATTTTGGATATTGTTTGTTGGGACGCGTGATCGAGCAGGTGAGCGGGCAGGACTATGGTGAGTTTGTTCAGCAGGAAGTGCTGCGTCCGTTGGGAATCACCGACATGGAGTTGGGAGCCACACGTTTGGAGGAACGCAAGCCTCGTGAGGTGCGGTACTACGACCCCGCGATCGGAACGTCGGTCTTCGCGGATGATTTGAATTCCGAGGTGCCTCACGCTTACGGGGCATGGCATTTGGAAGCGATGGATTCGCACGGTGCCTGGATCGCGACGGCGTCAGATTTGGTGCGATTTGGGGATGCGTTTTCGGACCCCAGTGATTGTCCCATTTTGTCGCGAGAGAGCGTGGAGGCGATGTTCGAACGCCCGGATGGACTGGCGGGGCACAAGAAAGATGGTGAGCCAAAGTCCAGCTACTACGGATTGGGATGGTCGGTCCGGGAAGAGGAGAGCGGCAAGCGATATTCGCACAACGGATCACTACCAGGGACCAACGCGATGTTGGTGCACCGTCCGGATGGACGAACGATCGCGATTCTTTTCAATGCACGAGTGACCTGGAACAACGCTGCGGTGGTCGGTGGTTTGCTGCGACGTTTGGAACAGGTGCTGGATCGGTGA
- a CDS encoding LptF/LptG family permease, producing MTQIDRYVLVLFLRTVLVCFLSLAGIFIVFHAFTAMDDLIAQSKAGEPLPLVLGKFYGPYLLLLFDMTGTIITLMAFLFTAGWLRRTGELTATLSAGVSHGRILRPMVMASLVIITVQLANREWVIPRFRDSLTMKAKNLSGDTEQAVMPTYDQAAGILIEGDRMRSLARVIYRPNFRLYSDYAGFGEVLLADEAIWWDPEETRVWLQGGNAVSPAATESNTSDDEPATVDWTDLTSRQGMPETTGYLLRGVRRPEDLRRVPSAGPAAMEQLMLLTPADQSWLGPDECFVVTSIDPNMLQTQETATKLASVLELSGRIRNPAVHSSMALRTLTHERIVRAPLDFALILLVLPMVVNRRGRKLFVLIASAVGLVIGFFALKTIASTLGGSTNLVTPGVAAWIPLLVIGPLAYSRLRHVQTV from the coding sequence GTGACCCAAATCGATCGCTACGTTTTGGTGCTCTTCCTGCGCACGGTGCTCGTGTGCTTTTTGTCGCTGGCGGGCATCTTCATCGTGTTTCACGCGTTCACGGCGATGGACGATTTGATTGCGCAATCCAAAGCTGGCGAGCCGTTGCCTCTGGTCCTGGGAAAATTCTACGGGCCGTATCTGTTGCTACTGTTCGACATGACCGGAACGATCATCACGCTGATGGCGTTCCTGTTCACGGCGGGATGGTTGCGACGCACCGGGGAACTGACCGCCACCTTGTCCGCCGGAGTGTCCCACGGGCGGATCTTGCGACCGATGGTCATGGCATCGCTGGTGATCATCACCGTTCAATTGGCGAACCGTGAATGGGTGATTCCTCGGTTCCGTGATTCGCTGACGATGAAAGCGAAGAACCTCAGCGGTGACACGGAACAAGCCGTCATGCCGACCTATGATCAAGCCGCCGGTATCTTGATCGAAGGCGACCGGATGCGAAGCCTAGCTCGCGTGATCTATCGCCCCAACTTTCGCTTGTACAGCGACTACGCCGGTTTTGGGGAAGTCTTGCTGGCCGACGAGGCGATCTGGTGGGACCCAGAAGAAACCAGAGTTTGGTTGCAAGGTGGAAACGCCGTTTCCCCAGCAGCTACCGAATCAAACACATCAGATGACGAACCGGCAACGGTAGATTGGACGGATCTCACGTCTCGTCAGGGAATGCCCGAAACAACCGGCTATCTACTGCGTGGCGTGCGTCGACCAGAGGACCTGCGGCGCGTTCCATCGGCGGGGCCTGCGGCGATGGAGCAGTTGATGTTGCTGACGCCGGCCGACCAGTCTTGGTTAGGACCGGATGAGTGCTTTGTTGTCACCAGTATCGATCCCAACATGCTACAAACGCAGGAGACCGCAACGAAGCTGGCTTCGGTGTTGGAGTTGTCGGGACGCATCCGCAATCCGGCCGTGCACAGCAGCATGGCGCTGCGAACGCTGACCCACGAGCGAATTGTGCGGGCTCCGTTGGACTTCGCTTTGATTCTGTTGGTCTTGCCAATGGTAGTCAATCGGCGTGGTCGGAAGCTGTTTGTGCTAATCGCCTCGGCGGTGGGGCTGGTCATCGGCTTCTTCGCTTTGAAGACGATCGCAAGTACTCTCGGCGGCAGCACCAATTTGGTGACGCCTGGGGTCGCTGCGTGGATCCCGTTGCTCGTGATCGGGCCACTGGCCTATTCGCGACTGCGTCATGTCCAAACGGTGTGA
- a CDS encoding DUF3500 domain-containing protein, with protein sequence MNNDRSSASQIARRDFVKLGGAVAAGVATGGLLNTRFVHAAGASNVSAESVVGELYASLTDAQKQVVCRRYDHADRSKINANWHVSKVTIGDSLFSKHQRTLVDQIVRNITSSDGYDRLQEQMEYDDGGMDSYSFALFGEPGSDQFQFEMTGRHLTMRADGNHDDKAAFGGPLVYGHAQEYLPDSVFFYQTQQANEVFQALDPEQAKLALRKKAPSETAVQLQGEGGRFPGIGVDQLSADQKELVQSTLKTLLAPYRESDVDEVMKILKETGGMDQLHMAFYQEEDVDNDQVWDIWRVEGPSLVWHFRGAPHVHAYINIGVKA encoded by the coding sequence ATGAACAACGATCGTTCTTCCGCGTCACAGATCGCCCGCCGTGACTTTGTCAAACTCGGAGGAGCCGTCGCGGCTGGCGTTGCAACCGGCGGTCTGCTCAACACTCGGTTTGTCCACGCAGCGGGAGCCTCCAATGTGTCCGCCGAGAGTGTTGTTGGAGAGCTGTATGCTTCACTGACGGATGCGCAGAAGCAAGTCGTTTGCCGACGTTACGATCACGCGGATCGAAGCAAGATCAATGCGAACTGGCACGTGAGCAAAGTCACCATCGGTGACAGCCTGTTTTCGAAGCATCAGCGAACGTTGGTCGATCAAATTGTCCGCAACATCACATCATCAGACGGCTACGATCGGTTGCAGGAACAGATGGAATACGACGACGGAGGCATGGACAGCTACAGCTTCGCCTTGTTTGGCGAACCCGGAAGCGACCAATTTCAGTTCGAGATGACGGGGCGTCACCTGACGATGCGTGCGGATGGAAACCATGACGACAAGGCTGCCTTTGGAGGACCGCTCGTTTATGGGCACGCTCAGGAATATCTGCCGGACAGCGTCTTCTTTTATCAGACTCAGCAAGCGAACGAGGTGTTCCAAGCGTTGGATCCGGAGCAAGCCAAACTGGCTTTGCGAAAGAAGGCTCCCAGTGAAACCGCGGTGCAATTGCAGGGCGAAGGCGGGAGGTTCCCGGGAATCGGTGTCGATCAACTTTCCGCCGACCAGAAAGAACTTGTGCAATCCACACTCAAGACTCTCCTGGCACCCTATCGCGAATCGGACGTGGATGAGGTGATGAAGATTTTGAAGGAAACCGGCGGGATGGATCAGTTGCACATGGCGTTCTATCAGGAAGAAGACGTCGACAACGATCAAGTTTGGGATATCTGGAGAGTCGAAGGTCCCTCGCTGGTCTGGCATTTTCGCGGTGCACCTCACGTACACGCGTACATCAACATCGGCGTGAAAGCTTAG
- a CDS encoding thioesterase II family protein → MVWFPHAGGATAPLFKQMRALSASPSTLPKLNLWAVRLAGRESRFSEPLETEMESLVDTLAQDLEHQFQPDDELVLVGHSLGALIAYRLASRFLPTDAAASCPRVKGLIVMGSSPPMMWTQNRDWLDWDDDAFADELDRRYGGLPAGLKDHPDALTMFLPIVRADLKLARGVADADHPVLSVPIRAFAGADDQVANRVKMQGWQSLTQAGFSLRVLPGGHFFPLPNLSKILLTAESMLG, encoded by the coding sequence GTGGTTTGGTTTCCGCATGCGGGGGGCGCGACGGCTCCGCTGTTCAAGCAAATGCGGGCTCTATCGGCCAGTCCATCCACGCTGCCAAAGCTCAATCTTTGGGCGGTTCGACTGGCGGGGCGAGAGTCGCGATTTTCGGAACCACTCGAGACCGAGATGGAGTCGTTGGTCGATACGCTAGCCCAGGATTTAGAACATCAATTCCAACCTGATGACGAACTCGTTTTGGTAGGACACAGCCTGGGGGCATTGATCGCGTATCGCTTGGCAAGCCGCTTTCTTCCAACAGACGCCGCCGCTTCGTGCCCGAGAGTGAAAGGCTTGATCGTGATGGGCAGCTCGCCTCCGATGATGTGGACTCAGAATCGAGACTGGTTGGACTGGGACGACGATGCTTTTGCGGACGAACTGGATCGGCGTTACGGCGGTTTGCCGGCTGGGTTGAAGGACCATCCCGATGCGCTGACGATGTTTCTGCCCATTGTTCGAGCCGATCTGAAGTTGGCTCGTGGCGTTGCAGATGCCGACCATCCGGTGTTGTCCGTTCCGATTCGTGCTTTTGCGGGGGCGGACGATCAGGTGGCCAATCGGGTCAAAATGCAGGGCTGGCAATCGTTGACTCAGGCTGGGTTTTCGTTGCGTGTGTTGCCGGGAGGGCATTTCTTTCCTTTGCCAAACCTGAGCAAAATTCTGCTGACCGCGGAGTCAATGCTGGGCTGA
- a CDS encoding TIGR04283 family arsenosugar biosynthesis glycosyltransferase yields the protein MKVSVVIPTWNEAGNIADCIRSALQCGAWEVIVSDGGSQDDTLAVVSSLQESRVKLLRSDPGRGVQLRMGASHASGEMLLFLHADNRLPSDALEQIAGAGWPKWGGFWQRIDAKGIRFRLLEWGNAYRGRSRSNLFGDQAIFVQRGLYEAVGGFAPVSLMEDVMLSAELRKHSPATLLPGPVSVDARRWKQRGVVLQTLLNWRIQRAFAMGASPDELRQIYDG from the coding sequence ATGAAGGTCAGCGTGGTGATTCCGACTTGGAACGAGGCTGGCAATATCGCTGATTGCATTCGGTCCGCGTTGCAATGTGGTGCCTGGGAAGTCATCGTCAGCGACGGAGGCAGTCAGGATGACACTTTGGCGGTGGTGAGTTCTCTGCAAGAGTCGCGAGTGAAGTTGTTGCGAAGCGATCCCGGTCGCGGGGTGCAACTGCGAATGGGGGCTAGCCACGCAAGCGGCGAGATGTTGCTGTTCCTGCATGCGGACAATCGATTGCCAAGCGATGCGCTGGAGCAGATCGCGGGGGCGGGGTGGCCAAAGTGGGGCGGATTCTGGCAGCGAATCGACGCGAAAGGGATTCGGTTTCGATTGTTGGAGTGGGGGAACGCCTATCGCGGGCGGAGCCGCTCGAATTTGTTTGGCGACCAAGCAATCTTTGTTCAGCGTGGGTTGTACGAAGCGGTCGGCGGTTTCGCGCCGGTGAGTTTGATGGAGGATGTCATGCTCTCGGCCGAGCTTCGGAAGCATTCGCCGGCGACTCTGTTGCCTGGTCCGGTCTCGGTGGATGCCAGACGTTGGAAGCAACGCGGTGTGGTGCTTCAGACCTTGCTGAATTGGCGGATTCAGCGAGCGTTCGCAATGGGCGCTTCACCCGACGAGTTGCGTCAGATTTATGACGGTTGA
- a CDS encoding endonuclease domain-containing protein — protein sequence MRRNPERQAERIEFAREQRHQANEFSVDVWQMVRAGRMLGEKFRREHPLGSYTLDFVCLRLRLVIEVDGKHHLNEEGVERDAVRDRFLKDRGFTVLRIRGFEVTQDGAAVRRRIEEVVRRLQGDAPSPPTPLPEAGRGEPGI from the coding sequence ATGCGACGCAATCCGGAGCGACAAGCCGAACGCATTGAGTTTGCTCGAGAGCAGCGTCATCAGGCGAATGAGTTTTCGGTGGATGTTTGGCAAATGGTTCGAGCCGGTCGAATGCTTGGCGAGAAGTTTCGTCGCGAACATCCGTTGGGAAGTTACACGCTCGACTTTGTTTGCCTACGTCTGCGTTTGGTGATTGAGGTGGATGGGAAGCATCATTTGAACGAGGAAGGTGTTGAGCGTGATGCGGTGCGAGATCGGTTTCTGAAGGATCGTGGCTTTACGGTTCTGCGAATTCGTGGGTTTGAGGTCACGCAGGATGGGGCAGCGGTGCGTCGTCGAATCGAGGAGGTGGTGAGGCGGTTGCAGGGTGATGCCCCCTCTCCCCCAACCCCTCTCCCCGAAGCGGGGCGAGGGGAGCCAGGGATTTAG